A portion of the Acidobacteriaceae bacterium genome contains these proteins:
- a CDS encoding TrbG/VirB9 family P-type conjugative transfer protein, whose product MKPPIIIALTLGLVASAHAVTEQSHHLLPSAPRTVTVSEAEAPPSIRAGLLQSTLIMLPVEEKVANVFAGDTVDWVFDGGHVASRFISLKPRVANTTTDIHIVSDHGNEYTLQLREVSGDADHHFDSKVFIVPGDKAAKDRLTELPVFVPAAELERAKAEAATAKAAASAELKAEDNKAEQYRSQYPGRLHFDYVWDAKKGKDLGLEQVWHDDKFTYLRGHFQETPALYETKDGKGSLINVDFSDGLFTVPKELDNGYLAIGKKKVEFHRVAGKE is encoded by the coding sequence GTGAAACCACCCATCATCATCGCCCTCACTCTCGGACTCGTTGCTTCCGCTCACGCGGTGACGGAGCAGTCGCACCACCTTCTGCCGTCCGCTCCGCGTACGGTCACGGTGTCCGAGGCGGAAGCTCCGCCGTCTATTCGTGCGGGCTTGCTGCAATCCACGCTCATCATGCTTCCCGTCGAAGAGAAGGTTGCCAACGTGTTTGCTGGCGACACAGTGGATTGGGTCTTCGATGGCGGCCATGTCGCCAGCCGGTTCATCAGCTTGAAGCCGCGTGTGGCGAACACTACCACGGACATCCACATCGTCTCCGACCATGGCAACGAGTACACCCTCCAGCTTCGCGAGGTGTCGGGCGATGCCGACCACCATTTCGATTCGAAAGTGTTCATCGTGCCAGGCGACAAAGCCGCCAAGGACCGGCTGACGGAGTTGCCGGTCTTTGTTCCCGCCGCTGAACTGGAAAGAGCCAAGGCGGAGGCCGCCACGGCGAAAGCCGCCGCGTCCGCCGAATTGAAGGCTGAAGACAACAAGGCCGAACAATACCGCAGCCAATATCCGGGCCGTCTGCACTTTGACTACGTGTGGGACGCGAAGAAGGGCAAAGACCTGGGATTAGAGCAGGTATGGCATGACGACAAGTTCACCTACCTGCGCGGACATTTTCAGGAAACGCCTGCTCTCTACGAAACCAAAGACGGCAAAGGCTCGCTCATCAATGTTGATTTCAGCGATGGCCTTTTCACGGTCCCGAAGGAGCTCGACAACGGCTATCTCGCCATCGGCAAAAAGAAGGTCGAGTTTCATCGCGTAGCAGGAAAGGAATAG
- a CDS encoding TrbI/VirB10 family protein, whose protein sequence is MPDQDQNIPATVPEQPEAKPPVKKGTPLVVALVVIIAIIGIANVSSLLTGNRKAAPQSALSMSPASANPKQVSSFETQQQAQARQDADQLQHQQAMAAALQQLQASQEIPGPESSGAPPMTQAQRDAMYGSGSNSNAPAHTSNVSEAQAEAKQKQLAREKQQKDAINSDTVAIDFQHAGSVLASPATAILGEHQEASTKATGETTAASPSDATAKLSPVALSSSEQQAKASKSDPMSPYDFDTYDGRLYRVFEGTLLEGVVTNHIDGGFSGPIILSLTTDLYSHDHQELLLPQGTRLLGTVQSVGSEQQRKMFVTFHRAICPDGFSLEFAKFIGLDQIGTTGLATKVNHGYLEAFAAAAAIGGLGGLAQIGNNGSVFSPSTEIRDGISQQSAMEGEQVLNHFLNRLPIITLKEGSRARVYIGTDLLIPSYAEHRVNPTM, encoded by the coding sequence ATGCCCGACCAGGATCAAAACATTCCCGCTACCGTTCCCGAACAGCCGGAGGCGAAGCCTCCAGTCAAGAAAGGGACGCCACTCGTTGTTGCTTTGGTCGTCATCATCGCGATCATCGGCATTGCCAACGTGTCGAGTCTGTTGACCGGAAATCGGAAGGCCGCACCACAGAGTGCGTTGTCGATGAGTCCCGCGAGCGCCAATCCGAAGCAGGTATCGAGCTTCGAGACGCAGCAGCAAGCGCAGGCACGGCAGGATGCGGACCAGTTGCAGCATCAGCAGGCTATGGCCGCTGCCTTGCAGCAATTACAGGCATCGCAGGAAATTCCCGGCCCGGAATCGTCAGGTGCGCCGCCGATGACCCAGGCCCAGCGCGACGCCATGTACGGTAGCGGTTCCAATTCCAATGCACCCGCGCATACGTCGAACGTCTCTGAGGCGCAGGCGGAGGCCAAACAAAAGCAGCTTGCGCGTGAAAAGCAGCAGAAGGACGCCATCAACAGCGACACCGTCGCTATCGATTTCCAGCACGCCGGAAGTGTGCTCGCAAGCCCGGCCACTGCGATCCTCGGAGAACATCAGGAAGCATCGACGAAAGCTACCGGGGAGACCACCGCTGCTTCGCCTTCCGACGCTACCGCGAAGCTGTCGCCCGTGGCTTTGTCTTCGTCTGAGCAACAGGCAAAAGCATCGAAGTCCGATCCCATGTCGCCGTATGACTTCGATACCTACGATGGCCGGTTGTACCGCGTATTCGAGGGAACTCTATTGGAAGGCGTCGTCACAAATCACATCGACGGCGGTTTCAGCGGCCCGATCATTCTCAGCCTGACAACGGATCTCTATTCGCACGATCATCAGGAACTTCTCTTGCCGCAAGGAACGCGCCTGCTCGGAACTGTCCAGAGTGTAGGCAGCGAGCAACAGCGCAAGATGTTCGTGACCTTCCACCGTGCCATCTGCCCAGATGGGTTCTCTCTGGAGTTTGCGAAGTTTATCGGCCTTGATCAAATTGGAACGACCGGCCTGGCAACGAAGGTCAATCACGGGTATCTCGAAGCCTTCGCCGCTGCAGCGGCGATCGGTGGACTCGGCGGTTTAGCACAAATCGGCAACAATGGCAGCGTGTTTTCTCCGTCTACCGAAATCCGTGATGGCATTTCTCAGCAGTCCGCGATGGAGGGCGAACAAGTCCTTAATCACTTCCTGAACAGACTCCCCATCATCACGCTAAAAGAAGGTTCGCGTGCGCGCGTTTATATCGGTACGGATTTGCTGATCCCGTCCTACGCGGAGCATCGCGTCAACCCAACGATGTAG
- a CDS encoding type VI secretion protein: MTRANTEQLKSVPWFAKAGAACSIIPIARFVGPSIFALKGGGYGCLFSLAGIDEEGVTDLGLESQVRSIEGALRGLPEGSCLHQYTRVMSGFDLPHRSSYENPITEMFATDRRVHLEKTAAFRRIDLHWCLTLEPPKASAFERKPQQNVADTSRMLAELEKTATLLEGHLASSIGLRLLGKEETFQFFSYLFNLEEWAERDHLRGDTGVDRQIVKSPVAWQSDHVQVGKRYVQMFSLKTTPEASRPCLFSSLMTLDCDSVLCSTWRPKSTTATRKEIDQQEKFISFFKVGVLTRVMSGRDTASLDTGAGAKAASLNVDDLSDVIRALDKKAQGEYSLRLLLAARSPQQLRDTTPAVHRIFVDARAQVMEETLGNLSGFYAMFPGNHKFNVFPLWLSEDHHARLSSVFAPHIGHPYSEDLDSEYLNVFETRTRTPFFQDAYVDGVRVMLILGPTGSGKSVHVNQMVALDQKYGGFTHIYDIGGSYESVVELYGGTTERIGKDGPRVNPFSLEPTDSNIKFLYLFVKLLLTNGGAELEPEDDDVIHKAVGDMYLLDQANRRLGNLFLPKKLDRYLGKWVGKGVYSAVFDNVEDHSTNARMNCSDFAGVNNEQYADLIEPVMVWKLRRDKEVLVNPANLGVPKHIVVEELFTSLKNRQLLEDMLSSIKTVRKNLGGFSMVGQSAEDLGQNADIIVNSCTSFLFLRDATFNRKRYAELFKMNDQQLALFESLQDREGLYMRRDGLTKVLRLNLDSRSYAAFSTKPKDRVRRGKLIEKYGLTEGITRFAQGETL; the protein is encoded by the coding sequence ATGACCCGCGCAAACACTGAGCAGCTCAAATCCGTTCCGTGGTTCGCCAAAGCCGGAGCTGCGTGCAGCATCATTCCAATTGCGCGCTTTGTCGGACCCAGCATCTTCGCCCTCAAAGGTGGCGGGTATGGATGCCTGTTTTCGCTCGCGGGTATCGACGAAGAAGGCGTCACCGATCTCGGACTGGAGTCGCAGGTGCGCTCCATCGAAGGAGCGTTGCGTGGACTTCCCGAAGGCTCATGCCTTCATCAGTACACACGCGTGATGTCGGGATTCGATCTTCCTCACAGGTCCTCGTATGAGAATCCCATTACCGAGATGTTTGCGACCGACCGACGCGTACATCTCGAAAAGACGGCAGCCTTTCGACGCATCGATTTGCATTGGTGCCTCACGTTAGAGCCACCAAAGGCGAGCGCCTTCGAACGTAAGCCGCAGCAGAATGTCGCGGATACATCGCGTATGCTCGCAGAACTCGAAAAGACCGCGACGCTCCTGGAAGGACATCTCGCCAGTTCCATCGGCCTTCGCCTATTGGGCAAAGAAGAGACCTTTCAGTTCTTCAGCTACCTTTTCAATCTCGAAGAGTGGGCCGAACGAGATCATCTTCGCGGCGACACCGGCGTTGACAGGCAGATCGTGAAGAGTCCCGTCGCCTGGCAAAGCGACCACGTACAGGTGGGCAAACGCTACGTGCAGATGTTCTCACTCAAGACCACGCCCGAGGCATCGAGGCCGTGCCTCTTTTCTAGCTTGATGACGCTCGACTGTGACAGTGTCCTGTGCTCGACATGGCGTCCGAAGTCCACCACCGCCACCCGCAAAGAAATCGATCAACAGGAAAAGTTCATCTCCTTCTTCAAGGTGGGCGTGCTCACTCGCGTCATGAGTGGACGCGATACCGCCTCTCTCGACACCGGAGCCGGAGCGAAAGCCGCGAGCCTTAATGTCGATGACCTCAGCGATGTCATCCGCGCGCTCGACAAGAAAGCGCAGGGCGAGTATTCGCTGCGGTTATTGCTTGCTGCTCGCAGCCCCCAGCAACTTCGCGATACCACTCCTGCCGTCCATCGCATCTTCGTAGACGCTCGGGCCCAGGTGATGGAAGAAACGCTCGGCAATCTGTCCGGCTTCTACGCCATGTTTCCCGGAAACCACAAGTTCAATGTCTTCCCGCTGTGGCTTTCGGAAGATCATCACGCACGGCTGTCTTCTGTATTCGCACCCCACATCGGTCATCCGTACTCGGAAGACCTCGACAGCGAATACCTCAACGTTTTCGAGACACGCACGCGCACGCCCTTTTTCCAGGATGCTTACGTGGATGGGGTGCGGGTCATGCTCATCCTCGGTCCTACAGGGTCAGGAAAAAGTGTGCATGTGAATCAGATGGTTGCGCTTGACCAGAAATACGGCGGTTTTACGCACATTTACGACATCGGCGGCAGCTATGAAAGCGTCGTCGAGCTATACGGCGGCACCACCGAACGGATCGGCAAAGACGGGCCGCGCGTCAATCCATTCTCCCTCGAACCAACGGACAGCAATATCAAGTTTCTATATCTGTTCGTGAAACTCCTGCTGACCAACGGCGGAGCGGAGCTGGAGCCGGAAGACGACGACGTGATCCACAAAGCGGTCGGAGATATGTACCTCCTTGACCAGGCGAATAGGAGGTTGGGCAACCTCTTTCTGCCGAAAAAGCTGGATCGCTATCTCGGCAAATGGGTCGGCAAAGGTGTTTACAGCGCGGTCTTCGACAATGTCGAAGATCACTCCACCAACGCACGCATGAACTGTTCGGATTTCGCTGGCGTCAACAACGAGCAGTATGCCGACCTCATTGAACCCGTCATGGTGTGGAAGCTGCGCCGGGACAAAGAGGTTCTGGTGAACCCGGCCAATCTCGGTGTACCCAAGCACATCGTCGTCGAGGAGCTATTTACATCGCTCAAGAATCGGCAGCTTCTTGAGGACATGCTTTCATCCATCAAAACCGTGCGGAAGAACCTGGGCGGCTTCAGCATGGTCGGTCAGTCCGCCGAAGACCTCGGACAGAACGCCGACATTATTGTGAACTCCTGCACGTCGTTCCTGTTTCTCAGAGATGCGACCTTCAATCGAAAGCGATACGCCGAATTGTTCAAGATGAACGACCAGCAGCTCGCTCTCTTCGAATCATTGCAGGACCGCGAGGGGCTGTACATGCGGCGCGACGGCCTGACGAAAGTGCTTCGACTTAATCTCGACAGCCGCAGCTATGCCGCGTTCTCCACGAAGCCGAAGGACCGCGTTCGTCGCGGCAAGCTGATTGAAAAGTACGGCCTGACCGAAGGCATCACGCGCTTCGCACAGGGCGAAACCCTGTAA
- a CDS encoding tetratricopeptide repeat protein, whose product MTLLRRSAFVLCFAVSTSALAQDAKVPDHASSYYHYGLAKLYEDKALQSGRQDLATQAIEQYKLALDADPDSRTLSNGIANLYFNLGRVREAVDAAKAQVQRHPEDVDAHTLLGRTYLRSLGNGEGPQSGDILKAAIAEYETIAKLKPDSVETHLLLGQLYGLSHDSAKAEEQLKIAQKLSPDSEDVTLSLARLYTEQGDLKRAAKVIADVSPDDRSERMNFALAGLYDQLKQPKDAVVAYKAVLADDPDNADAKKALAQALLQIGDNDEAAKLYSQILKGDPQDPQALIRQAEIARQAGKYDEALSLLKKAQAQVSDNLELQFNEGLVYDAMGRLDEAAKVLRQALDQSASTDGKYSEGDSANRALFLDRLANVYREQGKTSDAVAAYAEMSALGGDYQLRGTDATVDAYRDAHDWKAALKAAEDAAKAMPQSHGAQLTYARQLADAGKVDEGLKLAKAQETGKPSDDRDAWFTEADINVRAKRWKDAEASLDKAEAAAKKPEEKVFVYFYRGSVAERQKLFEQAEMEFRKGLAIDPNSAAIENYLGYMLADRGMKLDEAVEMLKKAVAFDPQNGAYLDSLGWAYFKQGQYALAEQYARKAVQRTPTDAAVMDHLGEIEAHNGKLQLAVASWEKSLALYASSLAPEADPADVAKVHKKLETARVRLAKNNGAARQ is encoded by the coding sequence ATGACTCTTCTTCGCCGTTCGGCTTTTGTACTTTGCTTTGCTGTCTCGACATCAGCTTTGGCGCAGGACGCCAAAGTGCCAGATCACGCCTCGTCCTACTACCACTATGGCCTGGCCAAGCTGTATGAAGATAAGGCTCTGCAGAGCGGCCGTCAGGACCTGGCGACGCAGGCTATCGAGCAGTACAAGCTAGCGCTTGATGCTGATCCGGATTCGCGCACGTTGTCGAATGGGATTGCCAATCTGTACTTCAACCTCGGTCGTGTCCGCGAGGCGGTGGATGCGGCCAAGGCGCAGGTACAGCGCCATCCTGAGGATGTGGACGCGCACACGCTGCTGGGGCGCACCTATCTGCGTTCGCTCGGCAACGGGGAAGGCCCGCAGTCAGGCGATATTCTGAAGGCTGCCATCGCGGAGTACGAGACGATTGCGAAGCTCAAGCCGGATAGCGTAGAGACACACCTCCTGCTCGGCCAACTGTACGGGCTTTCGCATGACAGCGCGAAGGCAGAAGAGCAACTGAAGATTGCACAGAAGCTTTCGCCTGATTCGGAAGACGTTACGCTCAGCCTCGCTCGCCTTTACACAGAGCAGGGTGATTTGAAGCGTGCTGCCAAGGTGATTGCGGACGTCTCTCCTGATGATCGCAGCGAGCGGATGAACTTTGCGTTGGCTGGTCTTTACGATCAGTTGAAGCAGCCCAAGGATGCCGTCGTCGCGTACAAGGCTGTGCTTGCCGATGATCCAGACAATGCCGACGCGAAGAAAGCTCTCGCGCAGGCACTGCTGCAGATTGGCGACAACGACGAGGCGGCGAAGCTGTACTCGCAGATTCTGAAGGGTGACCCGCAAGACCCGCAGGCGCTTATCCGTCAGGCAGAGATTGCACGCCAGGCAGGCAAGTACGACGAGGCGCTTTCGCTACTGAAGAAGGCGCAGGCGCAGGTTTCGGACAATCTAGAGCTGCAGTTCAACGAAGGTCTCGTCTATGACGCGATGGGTCGTCTGGACGAAGCGGCCAAGGTGCTGCGTCAGGCGCTGGATCAATCTGCGTCGACTGACGGCAAGTACTCCGAGGGCGATAGTGCAAACCGCGCGCTCTTTCTCGATCGTCTCGCAAACGTATATCGCGAGCAGGGGAAGACGTCGGACGCCGTTGCTGCCTACGCAGAGATGAGCGCGTTGGGCGGCGACTATCAGCTTCGCGGAACCGATGCGACGGTGGATGCTTACCGTGATGCGCATGACTGGAAGGCTGCTTTGAAGGCTGCGGAGGACGCAGCCAAGGCGATGCCGCAGAGCCATGGCGCGCAACTCACCTATGCTCGCCAGCTTGCTGATGCGGGCAAGGTGGACGAGGGGCTAAAGCTGGCCAAGGCCCAGGAGACGGGCAAGCCTTCTGATGATCGCGATGCGTGGTTTACGGAAGCGGACATCAACGTTCGTGCCAAGCGTTGGAAGGATGCGGAGGCTTCGCTGGATAAGGCGGAGGCCGCAGCAAAGAAGCCGGAAGAGAAGGTCTTCGTGTACTTCTATCGCGGCTCGGTGGCTGAGCGCCAGAAGCTCTTTGAGCAGGCTGAGATGGAGTTCCGCAAGGGACTTGCGATCGATCCGAACAGTGCTGCCATCGAGAACTACCTCGGCTACATGCTTGCAGACCGCGGCATGAAGCTGGACGAAGCGGTAGAGATGCTGAAGAAGGCTGTGGCCTTCGATCCGCAGAATGGGGCTTATCTCGACTCGCTGGGTTGGGCGTACTTCAAGCAAGGGCAGTATGCTCTGGCGGAGCAGTATGCTCGCAAGGCCGTACAGCGCACGCCTACGGATGCGGCTGTGATGGATCACCTGGGTGAGATTGAAGCGCATAACGGCAAGTTGCAGCTGGCTGTCGCTTCGTGGGAGAAGTCGTTGGCGCTCTATGCAAGCTCGCTGGCTCCAGAAGCCGACCCAGCCGATGTTGCGAAGGTGCACAAAAAACTTGAGACTGCGCGCGTGCGACTGGCGAAGAACAATGGAGCAGCCAGACAGTAA
- a CDS encoding VirB3 family type IV secretion system protein, producing MTKRGEPLPINQALNRPRAKLGLDLTAWMAIVFVCVTVFLVGFRFLAMLAFPTLAIGAWLIVRKHPKMFQLWGLSLNQKSYYDPRKH from the coding sequence ATGACCAAGCGGGGAGAGCCGTTACCAATCAATCAAGCGCTGAATCGACCGAGAGCCAAGCTTGGACTCGATCTTACAGCATGGATGGCGATCGTATTCGTCTGCGTAACGGTTTTCCTCGTTGGATTTCGATTCCTCGCAATGTTGGCATTTCCCACGCTGGCGATTGGCGCATGGCTCATCGTTCGCAAACACCCGAAGATGTTTCAACTGTGGGGCTTGAGCCTCAACCAGAAGAGCTACTATGACCCGCGCAAACACTGA
- the dgt gene encoding dNTP triphosphohydrolase, whose amino-acid sequence MSYDLHRVGVFGEHERELAVRAFPAPAVVDGRTPFERDRDRVVQSRAFRRLAGKTQVFTSRASDHFRSRLTHTIEVAQVARHVAKALGLNVDLSETLALVHDIGHPPFGHAGERALDKCLQQHGLRFDHNIHALRIVERFEQRYAGHRGLNLTLGTREGIIKHSRDYSATAHPELAPYFLNEMPPLEAQLIDLADEIAYLTADLDDGVESGLLEVGSIRDQISILRRSYDAVQRAHPGAEEKYIFHDALQTMQKTLIIDLITTTFNNAREAGAETLEDIRTLGRRIAVFSEQAESERLQEKRYLYDTLYTCDALELEHSKAEEVVTELFNFWMQDPEELPEAYVAEVESEGLARVVADYIAGMTDNYILLQYANVRRFVRSGYLFRR is encoded by the coding sequence GTGAGTTACGATTTGCACCGCGTTGGCGTCTTTGGGGAACATGAGCGAGAGCTTGCTGTTCGTGCGTTTCCTGCGCCTGCCGTGGTGGACGGTCGCACGCCCTTTGAGCGTGATCGTGACCGCGTCGTGCAGTCGCGAGCGTTTCGTCGGCTCGCAGGCAAGACACAGGTTTTCACCAGCAGAGCCAGCGATCACTTTCGTTCGCGCCTGACGCATACGATCGAGGTTGCGCAGGTTGCGCGGCACGTTGCGAAGGCCCTCGGGCTGAATGTCGATCTGTCAGAGACGTTGGCACTTGTTCACGACATCGGGCATCCACCGTTTGGCCATGCCGGCGAACGGGCGCTTGATAAGTGCTTGCAGCAGCATGGTCTGCGCTTCGACCACAACATTCATGCTCTTCGCATTGTTGAGCGCTTTGAGCAGCGCTATGCCGGGCATCGCGGCTTGAACCTTACGTTGGGAACGCGCGAAGGCATCATCAAGCATTCGCGCGACTATAGCGCGACAGCGCATCCTGAGTTGGCGCCGTACTTCCTGAACGAGATGCCGCCGCTCGAAGCGCAGTTGATTGATCTTGCGGATGAGATTGCTTATCTGACGGCGGATCTGGACGATGGTGTCGAGAGCGGGCTGCTGGAAGTCGGGAGCATTCGCGACCAGATCAGCATTCTGCGGCGCAGTTACGATGCCGTGCAGCGGGCGCATCCCGGAGCAGAAGAGAAGTACATCTTCCACGACGCGCTGCAGACGATGCAGAAGACGTTGATTATCGATCTCATTACGACGACCTTCAACAATGCTCGCGAAGCTGGGGCCGAAACACTGGAGGACATCCGTACGCTTGGACGGCGGATCGCCGTGTTCTCTGAGCAGGCGGAGTCGGAACGCCTGCAGGAAAAGCGCTATCTCTACGACACGCTTTACACGTGCGACGCATTGGAGCTTGAGCACAGCAAGGCGGAAGAAGTTGTGACGGAGCTGTTCAACTTTTGGATGCAGGATCCAGAGGAGCTCCCCGAGGCGTACGTTGCTGAGGTGGAGAGTGAAGGTCTGGCGCGTGTCGTTGCGGACTACATCGCAGGTATGACGGACAACTACATTTTGCTGCAGTACGCGAACGTTCGGCGTTTTGTCCGCTCAGGCTATTTGTTCCGTCGCTAG
- a CDS encoding LysR substrate-binding domain-containing protein, whose amino-acid sequence MYDWAEFRHFLYLLKILELGGLHRAAEVLHTSQPNLSVQARQFQDHAEIKLFSKERNGRIVPTETGYAFISLAPLVLDVRDEVIDALIAIDRGGIDNIRLGCSPLVDQGLFRDLCALHREILPRCNVRPSHEDTVQLTQEVVSGNLDAALVTLPVNHTDLQVEVLRQDRLVVCLRKDDPIAEKAAIDMADLQNKLAVLYHPLRHPDAHQRLLEMLGQEGVKVEEFSRASHPTEMQMLVKEGYGFALIREGTPLDDELTTRRLIGVDWTVDIAAIFNRQNHPKTVPVLVRKLRKKIQHSAKPSGPKKPPASVRPQAEVDRDKRQTGFQFPPIREA is encoded by the coding sequence ATGTACGATTGGGCAGAGTTTCGTCATTTCCTATACCTCTTGAAAATTCTTGAGTTGGGCGGGCTGCATCGTGCCGCCGAGGTACTTCACACGTCTCAACCCAACCTCTCCGTTCAGGCGCGCCAATTCCAAGATCACGCAGAAATAAAGCTTTTCAGCAAAGAGAGAAACGGGCGCATTGTTCCAACCGAAACGGGGTATGCGTTCATCTCGCTTGCCCCACTCGTTCTAGACGTGAGAGACGAAGTGATCGATGCGCTCATCGCGATTGACCGCGGCGGGATCGACAATATACGCCTCGGTTGTAGCCCATTGGTCGATCAGGGCCTCTTTCGCGATTTGTGCGCGCTGCATCGAGAGATTCTTCCCCGATGCAACGTACGCCCATCGCACGAAGACACAGTGCAGCTCACTCAAGAGGTCGTTTCCGGCAATCTAGATGCAGCTCTTGTCACGCTGCCTGTGAACCATACCGATTTACAAGTCGAGGTACTTCGCCAGGACCGCCTCGTGGTCTGCCTCCGCAAGGATGATCCCATAGCCGAGAAAGCAGCCATTGACATGGCTGATCTGCAAAACAAACTTGCCGTTCTCTACCATCCTTTGCGTCACCCGGACGCCCACCAACGATTGTTGGAGATGCTTGGCCAGGAAGGCGTGAAGGTTGAGGAATTCTCGCGTGCATCGCACCCGACAGAGATGCAAATGCTGGTCAAAGAAGGCTACGGTTTTGCCTTGATTCGAGAAGGTACACCGCTGGACGATGAACTAACGACAAGACGACTCATTGGAGTGGATTGGACGGTTGATATTGCGGCGATTTTCAATCGCCAGAATCATCCGAAAACGGTTCCCGTTCTAGTGAGAAAACTACGAAAGAAAATCCAGCATTCTGCGAAGCCTTCCGGGCCGAAGAAGCCACCGGCGTCAGTTCGCCCACAGGCCGAAGTTGATCGAGACAAAAGACAAACAGGATTTCAATTCCCGCCGATCCGGGAAGCGTAG
- a CDS encoding site-specific integrase translates to MKTARYQNGCVMLSANGSGEKVWLFRWYETQADGQRIRRKKVVGTQAQLKNKAAAEKAAARFRLAINSGKRNELSSSVTMSQLIVHFRERELADLGDDGRAYSTRDRYECTLNAWIEPRWGSTRIDEIKTPMVEEWLRDLHCRPRRRKKTLAKIKPAELKRLAPGTKAKIRNLMSVLYNHAIRWGFIEANPISGPVKGSGVRQSSKREKVPDILEVEEIQNIVAELGLRERVLVFLDMASGLRRGELAGLKWLDIDFDQLDANVQRSIVDQVVGRCKTEASQKRIPLDEDTAQDLLAWYRETPFRKPDDYVFATASNRAGKMRGKQPIWLSTVMRYHIQPVVKRLGINKRVSWHTFRRTYSTLLQSNREDVKVVQELLRHGSAKVTLDVYSQAQMPAKREAQRKVVAMVRPEAAHAVAISA, encoded by the coding sequence TTGAAAACGGCGCGATACCAAAACGGGTGCGTCATGCTGTCAGCAAACGGTAGCGGAGAGAAAGTCTGGCTCTTCCGCTGGTACGAAACGCAAGCTGACGGTCAACGTATCCGGAGAAAGAAAGTCGTAGGCACACAAGCTCAGTTGAAGAACAAGGCGGCAGCGGAAAAAGCTGCAGCCCGGTTTCGGCTAGCTATCAACTCAGGCAAAAGGAACGAACTCAGCAGCTCCGTTACGATGTCTCAACTCATTGTTCATTTTCGGGAACGTGAACTCGCCGATCTTGGCGACGACGGTCGCGCATACTCGACGCGCGACCGTTACGAATGCACCCTCAACGCTTGGATTGAACCGCGTTGGGGAAGCACCCGGATTGATGAGATCAAGACGCCGATGGTGGAAGAGTGGCTTCGCGATCTGCATTGCAGACCGCGGCGCAGAAAGAAGACACTCGCGAAAATCAAGCCGGCAGAACTGAAGCGACTCGCTCCGGGGACGAAGGCCAAAATTCGTAATCTGATGAGCGTTCTTTACAACCACGCAATTCGTTGGGGGTTCATTGAAGCCAACCCCATCTCTGGTCCGGTCAAAGGCTCTGGCGTTCGCCAGAGTTCCAAACGCGAGAAAGTTCCGGACATCCTCGAAGTCGAGGAGATTCAGAACATCGTCGCGGAACTGGGACTGCGGGAACGCGTGCTCGTGTTTTTGGACATGGCAAGCGGTTTACGTAGAGGAGAACTGGCAGGGCTCAAGTGGCTGGACATTGACTTCGATCAGTTGGACGCCAACGTCCAACGTTCCATCGTCGATCAGGTCGTTGGCCGCTGCAAGACGGAAGCATCGCAAAAGCGAATCCCACTAGACGAGGACACCGCACAGGATCTCCTCGCTTGGTATCGGGAGACGCCCTTCCGAAAACCTGACGATTACGTGTTCGCCACTGCAAGCAACCGCGCGGGCAAGATGCGCGGCAAACAACCAATCTGGTTATCCACGGTCATGCGTTACCACATCCAGCCGGTGGTCAAACGTCTCGGCATCAACAAGCGAGTCAGTTGGCATACATTCCGGCGCACCTATTCCACGCTTCTGCAAAGCAATCGGGAAGATGTGAAAGTTGTGCAGGAATTGCTTCGCCACGGTTCGGCGAAGGTCACGCTGGATGTCTACAGCCAAGCGCAGATGCCTGCTAAACGAGAGGCGCAGCGCAAGGTCGTGGCCATGGTGCGTCCGGAGGCGGCTCATGCTGTTGCCATCAGCGCATAG